One window of Bactrocera tryoni isolate S06 chromosome 2, CSIRO_BtryS06_freeze2, whole genome shotgun sequence genomic DNA carries:
- the LOC120768412 gene encoding cytochrome c oxidase subunit 5B, mitochondrial, protein MASVCGRMALRAATRQNLQYTPARFCKMMNDPMEHATGIEKRELLAKAAGNDNPFDMKVFKRGAGTKDSPNLIPSAFDARIVGCICEEDQTYVQWMWLQKGTPKRCECGHWFKLVEKAPV, encoded by the exons ATGGCTTCGGTTTGTGGGCGTATGGCTTTGCGTGCGGCGACACGTCAAAATTTGCAATACACTCCAGCGCGTTTCTGTAAAA TGATGAACGACCCTATGGAGCACGCTACCGGTATTGAAAAGCGTGAACTGCTGGCCAAAGCCGCTGGTAACGATAATCCCTTCGACATGAAAGTGTTCAAGCGTGGCGCTGGCACCAAAGATTCTCCCAACCTGATACCATCAGCATTCGATGCCCGTATTGTCGGTTGCATCT GCGAAGAAGATCAAACCTATGTACAATGGATGTGGCTGCAAAAGGGCACACCAAAACGTTGTGAATGCGGTCATTGGTTCAAATTGGTTGAAAAGGCTCCtgtttaa
- the LOC120768963 gene encoding protein CNPPD1 — translation MAFGRSARKRKDNGGSHSTTTKASQVMPHGEYIDRIRKSLYFGDDTLDEEMEMSRPLAEYASELFSAPHKGHSLKRLTKVAAGSVHASPCSLIMALIYLDRLNVADPMYVLRITPQELFIVSMMISTKFYAGHDEEIYLSDWAEDGHMTEKRLKKLELEFLCAIEWNIYISNEEFFNKLSSIEKHLARREGLRRGWLTYTELRQMLPSFTLAKFILNNIAVMAISYAASVITIAGAFFVASQIPGTSLYRKAVSTVVSDDIIVQQPPPPIVDYATTQLNAQQRQRRTNKTEMTTTSTDLQATALDSENVFNASCSALNVEEELLKLECQYRLEAQREAVRQRQHEIESATRLTLPDATQHIVSGNKKSKNAWYTIHFGNWFAFKEEYPEDSVSAWLRLLEELDERDYTPEKIEKKLYESRYPVLRDWNAGNYTSVFWHIISGATQITYMRFPLAWFKFA, via the exons ATGGCTTTTGGGCGTAGCGCCAGAAAGCGCAAAGACAATGGTGGCTCACACTCCACTACCACAAAGGCGAGTCag GTGATGCCTCATGGCGAATACATCGATCGTATACGGAAATCACTTTACTTCGGTGATGATACACTCGACGAGGAAATGGAAATGTCCCGTCCACTCGCCGAATATGCTTCCGAATTATTTTCCGCACCTCATAAGGGTCACTCTCTAAAACGTTTGACTAAAGTTGCTGCTGGTAGTGTACATGCTTCTCCCTGTTCACTCATAATGGCTTTAATATATTTGGATCGTTTGAATGTGGCTGATCCTATGTACGTACTGCGCATAACACCACAAGAGCTTTTTATTGTATCAATG atgatttcgacaaaattctATGCTGGTCATGATGAGGAAATCTATTTGAGTGATTGGGCTGAAGATGGGCATATGACTGAGAAAAGACTGAAGAAATTAGAGTTGGAATTTTTGTGTGCTATA GAATGGAATATTTACATATCGAATGAGGagttcttcaataaattgagtAGCATTGAGAAGCATCTCGCACGGCGTGAAGGATTGCGGCGTGGTTGGCTGACATACACTGAATTAAGACAAATGTTACCATCGTTTACATTGGCGAAATTCATACTAAATAATATTGCTGTAATGGCTATTAGTTATGCGGCAAGTGTTATAACTATAGCTGGTGCCTTCTTTGTGGCTAGCCAAATTCCTGGAACTTCACTATATCGTAAGGCTGTGTCTACAGTAGTGAGTGATGATATTATAGTACAACAACCACCACCACCCATTGTTGATTATGCTACTACACAATTAAATGCTCAACAACGTCAAAGGCGCACTAATAAAACAGAAATGACAACAACGTCAACAGATCTACAAGCCACAGCTCTAGATAGTGAAAACGTATTCAATGCTTCATGCTCAGCTTTAAATGTGGAAGAAGAACTTTTGAAGTTGGAGTGCCAGTATAGGTTGGAAGCACAACGTGAGGCTGTACGTCAACGTCAACATGAAATTGAGAGTGCCACACGCCTGACATTGCCCGATGCAACGCAACACATCGTGAGTGGAAACAAGAAATCGAAGAATGCTTGGTATACGATACATTTTGGTAATTGGTTCGCTTTTAAAGAAGAATATCCGGAGGATAGTGTTAGTGCTTGGTTACGATTACTAGAGGAATTGGATGAAAGAGACTACACGCccgaaaaaatagaaaagaaactatATGAAAGTCGCTATCCCGTTTTGAGAGACTGGAACGCCGGAAACTATACATCTGTATTCTGGCATATTATCAGTGGAGCCACTCAAATAACTTACATGCGCTTTCCATTAGCTTGGTTTAAATTTGCTTAG
- the LOC120768410 gene encoding tRNA (adenine(58)-N(1))-methyltransferase non-catalytic subunit TRM6: MTKTEVSEMPKIQLGDYIVIQRQKYTKLQKFGNLDTTSMLGKEQLELRGLLDQPYSATFKMCPKETTPSKQRGQRNLRLHTLELCNELEMRDIRDRLGISASGADNRDIIDDGDSQALRPQDIEELREQHSESTKIIEKIVENSKTFHAKTEYSQEKYLRKKEKKYFEFVQIHRPTLRLITEIYYRQDADKVMGMRLDTLSQLISYSGVSAFGNYLMYESGTNGLLPASFLNSMGAGTEATLVHMHPGNVPQKQAMLALNLPHEQLQRCISVNLYSVLREYYQGESQEGPEVAAEPSTPLEEIEPSSKKQKLNDGDAAPATTSSTSSDSNGENSTSPAISSVNTPVQTQKWQVENRRACELMRAKFDGLVIAAKEHPSNIVQALLPFVKSSRPIVVYSQSKELLMDLHVELKSSSNATNLHLTSNWLRYYQILPNRTHPEVNMNGNSGYLLTGYTIG, encoded by the exons aTGACAAAAACTGAAGTCAGCGAAATGCCCAAAATTCAATTGGGTGACTATATAGTGATTCAGCGACAAAAGTATACTAAATTGCAGAAATTCGGCAATTTGGATACAACATCCATGTTGGGTAAAGAGCAATTGGAATTACGCGGGCTTTTGGATCAACCTTACAGTGCCACTTTCAAAATGTGTCCCAAAGAGACCACACCTTCCAAACAGCGTGGACAACGTAATCTCCGTCTACACACGCTAGAGCTGTGTAATGAATTGGAAATGCGCGACATACGCGATCGTTTGGGTATATCGGCAAGTGGTGCTGATAATCGCGACATAATTGACGATGGTGATTCGCAAGCGTTGCGACCACAGGATATTGAGGAACTGCGCGAACAACATAGTGAGTCGACTAAAATTATtgagaaaattgttgaaaattccaAAACATTTCACGCCAAGACCGAGTACTcccaagaaaaatatttacgtaaaaaggagaagaaatattttgaatttgtgcAAATACATCGACCCACACTGCGCTTAATTACGGAGATTTACTATCGACAAGATGCTGACAAAGTGATGGGCATGCGTTTGGACACACTCTCACAACTTATCTCCTACTCAGGCGTGAGTGCATTTGGCAACTACTTGATGTACGAAAGTGGCACAAACGGCTTGTTACCAGCTAGTTTCCTGAATTCAATGGGTGCTGGTACCGAGGCAACATTGGTGCACATGCACCCCGGTAATGTGCCGCAAAAGCAAGCTATGCTCGCCCTAAATTTGCCACATGAGCAATTGCAGCGTTGCATCTCGGTAAATTTGTATTCCGTATTGCGTGAGTACTATCAAGGTGAAAGTCAGGAAGGCCCGGAAGTTGCAGCAGAGCCAAGCACACCATTAGAAGAGATTGAGCCTAGCAGTAAAAAACAGAAATTGAACGATGGTGATGCGG CACCCGCAACTACATCTTCTACTAGTAGTGATAGCAATGGCGAAAACAGTACGTCCCCGGCGATATCATCAGTTAACACACCGGTGCAAACACAAAAATGGCAAGTGGAAAACCGTCGTGCTTGTGAACTAATGCGCGCGAAATTCGATGGGCTCGTAATTGCTGCCAAGGAGCATCCGAGTAACATAGTACAAGCCTTATTACCATTTGTAAAGTCCTCCCGACCGATTGTTGTGTACAGTCAAAGTAAAGAGTTGCTCATGGATTTGCATGTAGAGCTAAAGAGCAGTTCAAATGCCACAAACCTGCATTTGACTTCAAATTGGTTACGCTATTATCAAATATTGCCTAATCGCACGCATCCGGAAGTAAATATGAATGGTAATAGTGGCTACCTATTGACCGGTTATACTATAGGTTAA
- the LOC120769785 gene encoding intraflagellar transport protein 52 homolog — protein MSKGVICFDISKNERFQLSDNYKMLHRKLKVNWKVEQSDGELKKERLQRVGIFVLAGPQDRFTEEEFQVLKEFVEKGGKLWVLLGEGGEQEFNTNVNFFLEQYGIYINSDTVVRPHYYKNFHPKECIIGGGVVCESMWRHLIKQDIEMVDYDFSDEKYKIHFQYPYGATLNVSEPANVLLSTGPVVYPFNRPLAGYYVNEHGGKILAIGSGYMWHDKYLQSDKTNDALLEYFIQLLGGNEIQYSHLDFNDVEINDNKTFTDIAFIADLPKACLIDSIGGTETPADFKQMFDMTIYSLSNRLLKDVMTTYEQLNVKYEPLKIIKPQFEIPLPPLQLATFPPIFSEPAAPPLELFDLDEVFSAARTQLANMTSKCVQSITAKDASKPLNSRELENYIKECARITGIIHEHQDVQAREILNILARQIVSYKPYADE, from the exons ATGTCTAAAGGTGTCATTTGCTTTGACATATCGAAAAATGAACGTTTCCAATTGTCGGATAACTATAAAATGCTGCATCGCAAACTGAAAGTAAATTGGAAAGTTGAACA GAGCGATGGTGAGCTGAAGAAAGAACGGTTGCAGCGTGTGGGCATATTTGTGCTGGCCGGACCGCAGGATCGCTTCACCGAGGAAGAGTTTCAAGTGTTGAAGGAATTTGTGGAAAAGGGTGGCAAATTGTGGGTGTTGCTCGGCGAAGGTGGCGAACAGGAATTCAATACAAATGTGAATTTCTTTCTAGAACAATATGGCATCTACATAAATAGCG ACACCGTTGTGCGCCCACATTACTACAAAAATTTCCATCCTAAGGAGTGCATTATCGGCGGTGGGGTGGTTTGCGAGTCGATGTGGCGGCATTTGATCAAACAAGATATCGAGATGGTCGATTATGACTTTAGCGAtgagaaatacaaaatacactTTCAGTATCCATACGGCGCGACGCTAAACGTCTCAGAACCGGCGAATGTGCTACTAAGCACAGGACCGGTTGTTTATCCCTTTAATCG ACCACTAGCTGGTTACTACGTCAACGAGCATGGTGGCAAGATACTCGCCATCGGCTCTGGCTACATGTGGCACGATAAGTATTTGCAGAGTGATAAGACAAACGATGCGTTATTGGAATATTTTATACAACTTTTGGGCGGCAATGAAATACAATATTCGCATTTGGACTTCAACGATGTGGAG ATAAACGACAACAAAACATTTACCGATATCGCCTTCATTGCTGATTTGCCGAAAGCTTGTCTGATCGACTCCATTGGCGGCACCGAAACACCTGCCGATTTCAAACAAATGTTCGACATGACAATCTACTCGCTAAGTAATCGCCTGCTGAAGGATGTAATGACGACATACGAACAATTGAATGTCAAATATGAAccgttaaaaataattaagccgCAATTTGAGATTCCGCTGCCGCCATTACAGTTAGCG ACTTTCCCACCCATCTTCAGCGAGCCTGCCGCTCCACCACTCGAGCTCTTCGACTTGGACGAGGTGTTCAGCGCCGCGCGCACACAACTGGCCAATATGACCAGCAAATGTGTGCAGTCCATTACGGCGAAGGATGCCAGTAAGCCGCTAAATTCACGTGAATTGGAGAATTACATCAAAGAGTGTGCGCGCATTACGGGCATCATACACGAGCACCAAGATGTGCAAGCGCGTGAGATACTTAACATATTGGCGCGCCAGATCGTTAGCTACAAACCGTACGCGGATGAGTAG
- the LOC120768411 gene encoding cytochrome c oxidase subunit 5B, mitochondrial-like has protein sequence MASITINCSLALRKAARKIVCDSIRCISSTKICLAEMNDPMDHATGIEKRELEQWKAGNKDPWLLDTVLKRGPGTKEQPTMIPSAFDGRIVGCSCKGNRFVNWMWLEKGAPKRCECGFYFQLKEVKPV, from the exons ATGGCATCAATAACAATCAACTGTTCGCTTGCGCTTCGGAAAGCCGCTCGTAAAATCGTTTGCGATTCGATACGCTGCATCTCAAGTACTAAAATTTGTTTAGCGG AAATGAACGATCCCATGGATCATGCAACTGGCATAGAGAAACGTGAATTAGAACAATGGAAGGCTGGTAATAAAGATCCTTGGTTGCTCGACACGGTCTTAAAGCGCGGACCCGGCACCAAGGAGCAGCCAACAATGATACCATCCGCATTCGATGGACGTATTGTGGGCTGTTCCT GTAAGGGCAATCGCTTTGTGAACTGGATGTGGCTTGAAAAAGGTGCGCCAAAACGTTGTGAATGTGGATTCTATTTCCAATTGAAGGAAGTAAAGCCGGTTTAA